CGCACGACTGATCCCGAGACAATGGCAGTTCAGGAAGAGTTTTTTATTCGTCACCTGGAGCTGGCGACAGATCTTAATAAGCCCGTGGTCCTACACATGGTGCGCGCTCACAGCCAGGCCCTTAAGATTCTCGATCAGCACTTTAACGGCAACAAAGGCATTGTTCATGCCTATTCCGGAAGCCCAGATGTGGCCCATCAATACACCCAGAGAGGTTTTTTAATCTCGATTGGCCCTGGAGTCTTGAAAAAGGGCTACAGACAACTTAAACAGACTGTGGAAAAGCTCGATCCCAAACACATGGTGGTCGAATCCGATTCTCCCCATGATCCGGAGAATCCCGAGTTGGAAGTGGACTTGGTATTGCGCGTGGCCCGGGAGATTGCCGTCCTTAAGAAGATGGCTCCGGAACAAGTGCTCAATCAAAGTCAGAAGAACCTACTCAACTTAGGACTTTAGGAAGCGATGATGGTATCAGATGACTATGCATTTCGTTTTGGTGGCATCGGACGGCTCTATGGGACTAAGAGCCTGCAGACCTTGGCCGCAAGCCACGTGGCTGTCGTCGGCCTGGGCGGTGTGGGATCCTGGGCTGCTGAGGCCTTGGCGCGTAGTGGAGTGGGCACTCTCACGCTGATTGATTACGACGATATTTGTCTTTCCAATATCAATCGTCAACTCCCCGCCACTCAGGAACAAGTAGGCAAACTCAAAATTGATGTTCTTAAGAATCGGTTTCTGTCCATCAATCCGGAGCTCAAGATCCACCTTAAAGATAAAGGTTTTGACCCGAGCTCTTGCACGGACCTCTTTGATGGTGGATTTAATTTGGTTGTAGACGCTATTGATGATCTGCCCAATAAATGCCTCCTCATTGCGGAATGCCAAAAGCGGGAAATCTCACTAGTGACGACGGGTGGAGCAGGCGGCCGTCGTGATCCTTCCTTGATTCGCATTGCTGATTTGAGCCAGTCCTTTCAAGATCCCCTCCTTGCCCGGGTGCGGAAGGTTTTGCGGCAGGAGTATGGCTACTCAAAAAACGAAGATGATCTTTTTCATGTTCCTACGGTGTTTTCCACCGAAAGACCTTACTACCCGACGGCTGATGGCTGTGTGGTACAAAGTAGTGCCAAGGACAAAAAGCCCAAAGGTCCTTTGGACTGTAACACCGGCTATGGGACGGCTACATTTGTCACCGGAGCCTACGGATTTGCTGCAGCCTCGGTGGCCGTTCAGATCTTAGTCGACAAAAACTCCTGAAGTTTCAGATGAATTTGATCGCGAATCTTGCGGAAAGACAGCAACATTTCTTCACTGCTTGCCGCCGCCGGATCGGGAAGTGGCCAGTGAATACGCTGCGCTGGGCTCACCACCAATGGACAGACCTCTTCAGCACAAAGGGTGATCACATAGTCCAAAGAGGACAAAAACTCAGGCGAGAAATCATCGACGGATTTGCTCGTGAGCAGGTCCGTGGGAAGATTCTTTTCTTTGAGAACTTCAAGAGCACAGGGATGAACCTTTCCCGAGGGCTGCGAGCCCGCACTAAAACACTCGCCCCGATCACCCAACAGATCGCGAGCCAGAGCCTCAGCCATTTGACTGCGTGCCGAGTTGGCCACACATAAAAATAGGAGTTTCAATTCAGCAGCAGCCATGTTTGGGTCCTCCCCCTTCTGAATCAGTATTTGGCAGATCACAGCGGATTTTCTCATAACACCAGGCTGCGGCCATTGCGCCTAAACTAGGGCCCAAGAGATAAATCCACCAAACCAGCATTTCCCCTTGAAACAAATTGGGACCAAAACTGCGCGCTGGGTTCATAGATGCACCAGTCACCGCCCCTCCCAGCCATGCACCTACCATCACCGCACTGCCAATGGCCACACCGGCCATCATACCCACCGCCCTGGTGTCGGTCGCCACAGCAATAATCACAAACATTAATAAAAAGGTGAGGACAAACTCCCAGCCAAGGGCCATCAGCCACGAAGTGGCCGGTACAGTGGCTGCGAAATTTTCAGAACCGGGCATAAGGGCTGCCATCACTCCACAGGCTGCCATGGCACCCGAGTATTGGGCCACCCAATAGATAGGAAGTTGCTTCAGGGGGAAATGGCGAGCCACCGTAAAGGCCAAGGTCACCGCTGGGTTAAAATGAGCACCGGAAATGTGACCTACGGCATA
This is a stretch of genomic DNA from Pseudobdellovibrionaceae bacterium. It encodes these proteins:
- a CDS encoding TatD family hydrolase, whose amino-acid sequence is MWWDAHSHLGFYSDSQLEQIFGQGRLLGLSTWVQGGYDSKDWRRQENLKQQFPNHFRTAYGLHPWALAEMDEETREQEWQTLKTMAPAAHLIGETGLDSYRTTDPETMAVQEEFFIRHLELATDLNKPVVLHMVRAHSQALKILDQHFNGNKGIVHAYSGSPDVAHQYTQRGFLISIGPGVLKKGYRQLKQTVEKLDPKHMVVESDSPHDPENPELEVDLVLRVAREIAVLKKMAPEQVLNQSQKNLLNLGL
- a CDS encoding tRNA threonylcarbamoyladenosine dehydratase encodes the protein MMVSDDYAFRFGGIGRLYGTKSLQTLAASHVAVVGLGGVGSWAAEALARSGVGTLTLIDYDDICLSNINRQLPATQEQVGKLKIDVLKNRFLSINPELKIHLKDKGFDPSSCTDLFDGGFNLVVDAIDDLPNKCLLIAECQKREISLVTTGGAGGRRDPSLIRIADLSQSFQDPLLARVRKVLRQEYGYSKNEDDLFHVPTVFSTERPYYPTADGCVVQSSAKDKKPKGPLDCNTGYGTATFVTGAYGFAAASVAVQILVDKNS
- a CDS encoding arsenate reductase ArsC, giving the protein MKLLFLCVANSARSQMAEALARDLLGDRGECFSAGSQPSGKVHPCALEVLKEKNLPTDLLTSKSVDDFSPEFLSSLDYVITLCAEEVCPLVVSPAQRIHWPLPDPAAASSEEMLLSFRKIRDQIHLKLQEFLSTKI
- a CDS encoding MIP family channel protein, with the translated sequence MSLRAHKFWAEFIGTFFLVFVGCGSVRMGEIYGVADIPVPVVFGLVVAIMIYAVGHISGAHFNPAVTLAFTVARHFPLKQLPIYWVAQYSGAMAACGVMAALMPGSENFAATVPATSWLMALGWEFVLTFLLMFVIIAVATDTRAVGMMAGVAIGSAVMVGAWLGGAVTGASMNPARSFGPNLFQGEMLVWWIYLLGPSLGAMAAAWCYEKIRCDLPNTDSEGGGPKHGCC